Below is a genomic region from Anoxybacillus flavithermus.
ATATACATCAATATAATCGGTTTGTAATCGTCGCAAGCTATGTTTCACAGCTTCTTTTATGTATGCTTTTGACGGATCCCACGTCCAACGGTTTCCTTGTTCTGTCCAACGATTTCCTACTTTTGTTGCAATGATGACATCGTGGCGCTTTCCTTTTAACGCTTTTCCAACGATTTCTTCATTCACTCCACCATCATATAAATCGGCTGTATCGAAGTAGTTGACCCCTTTGTCGATCGCTTCGTGAATGATGCGAATCGCTTCGCCCTCCGAAGTTCCAAGCGACATGCAACCGAAGCCAATTTCACTTACATATAAGTTCGAATGTCCGAGTTTCCGTTTTTTCATGTGCTCCCTCCTTTTTTAACATTATAACGAATAAGTTTTCCATTTGTCTTTGTAGATGTAGTACAATCGATATGAAACGATGACATGGTGGTGAAATAATGGATCATTTATATGAAAAAACGATGAATCAACAGCGTATTTTTTCCGGAAAAGTGATTGATGTGTATGTTGAAGATGTATTATTGCCAAATGGAGAAACGAGCAAGCGAGAAATTGTCAAGCATCCTGGAGCAGTTGCGGTACTTGCGATAACGGAAGAAAATAAAATCGTGCTCGTTCGTCAATATCGAAAAGCGCTAGAGAGGGTGCTGGTGGAAATTCCAGCAGGGAAGCTCGAGAAAGGGGAGGCACCGCTTGAAACAGCCAAGCGTGAACTAGAAGAAGAGACGGGGTATGTATGTGAAAAAATGGAGCCGCTCCACTCTTTTTACACATCGCCTGGGTTTGCAGATGAATTAGTACATATATTCCTTGCGAAAGGACTGACGAAAAAAAGCGAAAAGCAAATGCTCGATGACGACGAGTTTGTAGATGTGCTCGAAGTCACGTTAGAAGAAGCGTTGAAGATGGTTGAAGATAAACAAATTTACGATGCAAAAACGATTTACGCTCTTTTATATTGGCAACTGCATATGTAAAGCGGTCACCGCGACCGCTTTTTGTCATATCACGCCCCTTTTCCCATACAATGTAGTAACAGAGCGTGTAGGGGGATGGAGCGATGAGAAAACGATCATGGACGACAACATGGGGTCAACACGTACAAGAGCATTACACGACATATGTATTTACCGTCGTTCTTTTTGTGATGGGCATTATTTTTGGTGCTATTGTCGTCAATAGCTTAAGCTTTAGCCAAAAAGAAGATTTATATTATTATTTAACGAATTTTTTTGGACAAGTTTCTGCAGGAAACATGGCGAATGCACATGATGTATGGAAAGAAAGTTTTTTGCAAAATTTGAAATATATCGGCTTGATGTGGATTTTAGCGATGTCGCTTGTGGGGCTACCACTTATTTTAATTTTATTATTTTTAAAAGGCCTCGTTGTTGGATTTACAGTTGGGTTTTTAGTCAGCCAAATGGGGTGGAACGGATTTTTGCTAGCTTTCGTATCTGTCGTTCCGCAAAATATTATTCTCGTTCCGATCTTTATTGTGATGGCGGCTGTATCCATTTCATTTTCTTTAAAAATGATTCGTCATCAATTTGTGAAACGAACATATGAACCAATTTTTCGTGCGATGCTTCGCTATACGTTTGTTATGTTATCGTTTAGTATCGCTTTAGCGTTAGCCTCTTCTCTTGAGGCATACGTATCCCCGTTACTCATGAAAGAAGTTGTGCAATGGATAGAAAAATAATTATTATTTAATAATCATTTTATTTATTAATTTATAATCATTTTATTTTGACACGTTCCTTTCTTTTGTTATAATGAGAATGAGTAACGAGGGAGGCTTTTGACTGTTAACTGTTAACGATAAATGTATAAATGATAAATATTTACAAAAATCTGATGATCATTTTATGTAAAAAAGTCAAAAAGGGGCTGGAAGAAGATGATTCGCACGTACAAAGTCATGCTTCTGCCCAATAATAAGCAAAAGACGAAACTCTTTCAATGCGCAGGTGTTGCCAGATGGGCGTATAACTTTGCATTAGCACAACAACAAGAAAATGATAAACAAGGTGGTCAATTTTTAAGTGATGGTGAACTAAGAAAAAGGTTAACGCAGCTCAAACAAACGAAAGAGTACAGTTGGCTCAATCAATTCCCAAACAACATCACAAAACAAGCAATGAAAGATGCGTGTCAAGCCTACAAAAACTTTTTTGAAGGACGGGCGAAGTTTTCGAAGTTTAAAACAAAAAAGCGAACACGCCCAAGTTTTTATCAAGACACCGCCAAAATCAAAGTGACCGACACGCATGTGAAACTAGAAAAACTCACCCCATCTAAGAAGAAAACCAGGCAAAAATTGAATTGGGTTCGTTTGGCGGAACGAGGACGTATTCCGTACGGAAAACATGTAAAATACGTCAATCCGCGCATCGTGTTTGATGGGATGAACTGGTTTTTAACGGTCGGTGTAGAGGAAGCGGAAGTGAAACATGAAACGTACAACGAAGGCATCGGCATTGATTTAGGGATAAAACCGTTCGCTACCGTCAGCAATGGGATGACATTTCCTAACATCCATCACATGCCTCAAGTGAAAAAGCTTGAAAAACAAATGAAGCGAATGCAAAGAAAAATATCGCGAAAATATGAAATGAACAAAATCCAAATTGAAGGAGGTGAATTCCGTTACAGAAAAACGGAAAACATCAAGAAATATGAATTCCTTGTTTTGAAAAAACGCCGAAGGCTAAAAATATCCAGCTAAACTATACTCACCACATCACCACGACGTTGGTGAAAACCAAGCCAGCGTATGTCGTGATGGAAGACTTGAATACAAGTGGCATGTTAAAAAATCGGAAGCTATCGAAAGTGATTCAACAACAAACATTCCACGAGTTCAAGCGGCAAATGACGTACAAATGTGCATGGCATGGGATCGAGTTGATCGTGGCGGATCGGTTTTATCCGTCAAGCAAAATGTGTAGCCGTTGCGGTCATGTAAAAGAGAAGCTTTCTTTATCCGAACGGACGTATCGCTGTGAAGCTTGCGGGATAGAAATGGATCGCGACCTCAACGCAAGCATCAACTTGAAAAACTATGCCAAGTAAAGCACAACATGTACCCATCCGTTAGTGGGGAAGTGAAGCCTTCGGAGCGCCAAGGAAACGAGAGTAGCTTTTCGCGAAATCGGGCGCGATGAACAAGGAAGGAAACAGTCTTGTAAGTTTTCTGTAACGGGAAAGAGGATGGAAAGTCGGCTTGACCGAATAAAAAAACAACTGCATGCAGCAAGCTATAAATTAACGCCGCAACGTGAAGCGACAGTACGGGTGTTGCTCGAACATGAAGAAGATCATTTAAGCGCGGAAGATGTTTACCTCCTCGTGAAAGAAAAAGCTCCTGAGATTGGGTTAGCTACTGTATATCGCACGTTGGAGTTATTAACAGAATTGAAAATTGTCGATAAAATTAATTTCGGGGATGGCGTTTCCCGCTACGATCTTCGTAAAGAAGGTGCGGCTCACTTTCACCATCATTTAGTGTGCATTGAATGTGGCGCGGTTGATGAAATTCAAGAAGATTTATTAGAAGATGTCGAGGCGATTGTGGAACGGGATTGGAATTTTAAAATTAAAGATCACCGCTTGACGTTTCACGGCATTTGTCATCGTTGTCAAGATAAGCATGAGGGGCAGTAAAACCTTTTCGTCTATGAAAAGGTTTTTTCATTTATGTATAAAATACGTTGAAACGGGCATATCCTCTTACTATATGACAGTTGACGGAGGTATGCCATGAAAAGAATTGTAGACGTATTAAAGGTTTTTCTTTTATTTACGGGATGTACGATTTTATTTTATTATAGTATTGTATGGATGAGTGAAGAATATAACTATTACCGTCGCTACGATGAGCCGATGGGGTCAGCTGTGAAAGTATCGACGACGGAGCAACAAGAAACACATTGGCTCGATCGGCTATTGCTTTTCTATCAAATCGGGGAGTAGAGTGCGTGTGGAAGATCAAGTAAAAGATTTTATTCACTATTTAATTGTTGAGCGCAATTTAGCACATAACACGATCGTATCATATGAGCGTGACTTAAAAAAATACGTTCAATATTTACAAAAAGTCGAACAACTATGTCATTGGAACGATGTAAACCGTTTTCATATTATGCAATTTTTAAAGTTTTTGAAAGAAAAAGGAAGTTCACCGAAAACGATCGCCCGTCATCTAGCATCTGTTCGATCGTTTCATCAATTTTTATTGCGTGAAAAAGCGGTTGATCAAGATCCGACCGTTCATATCGAGACGCCGCAACTGCCACGAAAATTGCCTAACGTGTTATCGATGGCGGAAGTTGAGGCTTTACTCGAAGCACCGAAACAAAACACACCGTTTAGCATTCGCGATAAGGCGATGTTGGAACTTTTATATGCGACAGGTATTCGTGTAAGCGAGCTCATTCAATTGAACATATCTGACGTTCATTTGACGATGGGATTTATTCGTTGTTACGGAAAAGGTCGAAAAGAGCGCATCGTTCCAATCGGGAAAATGGCGACAGAAGCATTAAAGCGGTATATAGAGCAAGGTCGACCAGAACTGTTACAAAGAAAAAAGGGCACGACAGACGCGTTGTTTTTAAACCATCATGGTGAGCGTTTAACACGACAAGGATGCTGGAAAATTTTAAAGCGGCTCGCTCAAGAAGCGAACATTCAAAAACAATTAACTCCTCATACGTTGCGCCATTCGTTTGCGACGCATTTATTAGAAAATGGCGCCGATTTGCGCGCCGTGCAAGAAATGCTCGGACATGCGGATATTTCTACAACGCAAATTTATACGCACGTAACGAAAACGCGTTTAAAAGATGTATACAAACAGTTTCATCCACGAGCGTAACTGTGACGATAATTTGTCACAGTTTTTTTATTGCAATTCATTATGAAAACGTTTTATAATTTAGTTGTCAGACTTCTGACAAATAGGAACAATGCGTGATTTTGTTTCATAGTGGGCATGCTATGAAGCGAATGAAACGATTGGGGAGGTAAAACGGTGAAACCTGCATATAAACGTGTATTTTTAATTGTGATGGACTCAGTTGGAATTGGCGAAGCGCCAGATGCTGAAAAATATAACGATAAAGGCGCGGATACGCTTGGGCATATTGCACAACATCGCGGTGGCTTACATATGCCGAACATGGCCAAGCTAGGCTTAAGCAACATTCGTGAAATTGAAGGGATTCCAAAAGCAGAAAAGCCACTCGCGTATTTTACGAAAATGCAAGAAGCGTCCGCTGGAAAAGATACGATGACAGGTCATTGGGAGTTAATGGGTCTTCGTATCGATACACCGTTTCAAGTATTTCCTGACGGATTTCCAAACGAGCTAATTGAGGAATTAGAAAAACGAACAGGAAGAAAAGTGATCGGCAATAAACCAGCAAGTGGCACGGCGATTATTGATGAACTTGGCCCTGAACATATGGAAACAGGTGCGCTTATTGTATATACGTCAGCCGACTCAGTGTTACAAATCGCAGCGCATGAAGAAATCATCCCGTTAGAAGAACTATATCGCATTTGTAAAATTGCGCGTGAATTGACGCTTGATGAAAAGTATATGGTCGGTCGCGTCATTGCTCGTCCATTCATCGGCACGCCAGGCAATTTCCAGCGTACAGCCAACCGTCATGACTATGCGTTAAAACCGTTCGGACGAACGGTGATGAACGAACTGCAAGATGCTGGGTATGATGTCATTGCGATCGGAAAAATTGCTGACATTTACGATAACGAAGGTGTGACACAAACGTTGCGCACAAAATCAAACATGGACGGAATGGACAAATTAGTCGATACGTTGCAAATGGACTTTACGGGACTCAGCTTTTTGAACCTTGTCGATTTTGATGCGTTGTACGGTCATCGCCGTGATCCAAAAGGATATGGTGATGCGTTAGAAGAGTTCGACGCCCGTTTACCAGAAGTGTTTGAACGTTTAAAAGAAGACGATTTATTAATCATTACAGCGGATCATGGAAATGACCCGGTTCATCACGGCACAGATCATACGCGTGAATACGTACCGCTTCTTGTGTATAGCCCACGCATGAACGGAGGTAAACAACTTCCATTGCGTGAAACGTTTGCAGATGTAGGGGCAACGATTGCAGAAAACTTCGGTGTGAAGATGCCAAAATACGGAACGAGTTTTTTACAAGAGTTGAAATAAGGAGCGTGAACAAATGAATCGAACAGCTATTGAACAAGCGGCACAATTTTTAAAAGAAAAGTTTCCAACTCCACCGCAAATCGGTCTTATTCTTGGTTCTGGCTTAGGTGTGTTGGCCGATGAAATTGAACAAGCCATTAAAATTCCGTACAGCGACATTCCGAATTTCCCTGTATCGACGGTCGAAGGGCATGCAGGTCAGCTCGTATATGGCCAGTTAGAAGGGGCGACTGTCATCGTCATGCAAGGGCGCTTCCATTACTATGAGGGGTACAGTTTCGATAAAGTGACGTTTCCTGTCCGTGTGATGAAAGCGCTCGGTGTTGAGCAATTAATTGTGACAAATGCCGCAGGCGGTGTAAACGAATCGTTCGAACCAGGCGATTTAATGATTATTTCGGATCACATTAATAACATGGGCGGCAATCCGCTTATCGGCCCAAATGACCCAGCACTTGGCGTGCGCTTTCCAGACATGACAGAAGCGTATAGTAAACGACTTCGTCAACTCGCCAAAGATGTGGCAAATGACATCGGTTTACGTGTACGTGAAGGTGTGTATGTCGCCAATACCGGTCCAGCATACGAAACGCCGGCAGAAATTCGTATGATTCGTGTCATGGGTGGCGATGCAGTCGGTATGTCAACGGTACCTGAAGTGATCGTTGCTCGTCATGCCGGGATGGAAGTACTCGGTATTTCGTGTATTTCGAATATGGCCGCAGGTATTTTAGATCAGCCACTCACACATGATGAAGTCATCGAAACGACGGAAAAAGTAAAAGCCGACTTTTTGCGATTTGTCAAAGCGATCGTGCGTAGCATGGCGAAAAAATAAACGAGAAGGTGAACGACGATGAGAATGGTCGATTTAATTGAGAAAAAACGTGATGGTCATGCGTTAACGAAGGAAGAAATTCAATTTATTATTGAAGGCTATACAAAAGGTGACATTCCTGATTATCAAATGAGTGCGTTAGCGATGGCGATTTTTTTCCGTGGCATGAACGAAGAAGAGACGGCGGAATTAACGATGGCGATGGTGCATTCAGGGGATACGATCGACCTCTCGAGAATTGAGGGCATTAAAGTTGATAAACATTCAACAGGTGGGGTAGGCGATACGACGACTCTCGTTTTAGGTCCGCTTGTTGCTTCTGTCGGCGTTCCGGTTGCGAAAATGTCTGGGCGTGGGCTCGGTCATACGGGCGGAACGATCGATAAATTAGAATCTGTGCCAGGATTTCATGTTGAAATTAGCAATGATGAATTTATCGATCTTGTTAATAAAAATAAAATTGCGGTTGTCGGTCAGTCGGGAAACTTAACGCCAGCTGATAAGAAACTGTACGCGCTTCGCGATGTGACAGCAACGGTCAATAGCATTCCGTTAATTGCCTCATCGATTATGAGCAAAAAAATTGCCGCAGGGGCAGATGCGATCGTACTTGACGTAAAAACAGGTGCGGGCGCGTTTATGAAAGATTTAAACGATGCGAAAGCATTAGCGAAAGCGATGGTGGATATCGGAAATCGGGTTGGACGTAAAACGATGGCAATTATTTCTGATATGAGCCAGCCGCTCGGTTATGCGATCGGAAATGCGCTTGAAGTAAAAGAAGCGATCGATACGTTAAAAGGCGAAGGTCCAGAAGATTTACAAGAACTGTGCTTAGTGCTTGGTAGCCACATGGTATATTTAGCGGAAAAAGCATCTTCGCTTGAAGAAGCTCGTCATATGTTAGAAAAAGCGATGAAAGACGGTTCAGCCCTTCAAACATTTAAAACGTTCTTAGCTGCACAAGGTGGCGATGCATCTGTTGTCGATGACCCAAGCAAATTACCGCAAGCGAAATATGTCATTGAACTTGAAGCAAAAGAAGATGGATACGTATCGGAAATTGTCGCCGATGCGGTCGGAACGGCAGCAATGTGGCTCGGTGCGGGGCGTGCGACGAAAGAATCGACAATCGACTTAGCGGTCGGTTTAGTGCTTCGTAAAAAAGTGGGCGATGCGGTGAAAAAAGGTGAATCGCTCGTTACGATTTACAGCAACCGCGAACAAATTGATGATGTAAAACAAAAACTATATGAAAACATTCGTATTTCAGCAACACCTGTTCAAGCTCCAACATTAATTTACGATAAAATTTCGTAACCTGAAGGATTTATTCCTTCAGGTTTTTTTATGTATAAAAAAATAAAAAATGGAAAGGATGGCAAGTATAAAGAAATGGAGGGTTGGAGATGAAGCGATTTTTTTACGCACTTGCCATCGTGTTATTATTTGTTCCGATCGTATCCGTGCATGCGGAACAACCGAAAGTTGAGTTAGCAACGGAGGCAAGATCGGCCATTTTAATTGAACGAGATACAGGGGCTATTTTGTATGAAAAAAATGCCCACGAGCCACTTCCGCCAGCGAGCATGACGAAAATTATGACGATGCTTCTCATTATGGAAGCGATTGATCAAGGGAAGTTAAAGTTAGACGAACGGGTGCGGGCAAGTGAATACGCTGCATCGATGGGTGGTTCGCAAATTTTTCTTGAACCAGGAGAAGAAATGACGGTTGACGATTTGTTAAAAGGTATTGCGATCGGATCGGGCAATGATGCGTCCGTTGCGTTAGCGGAACGAATTGCAGGATCAGAAGAAGCGTTCGTCCATCTGATGAACGAAAAAGCAAGACAGCTTGGGCTCAAGCATACGGCATTTGAAAATACGACAGGTTTACCAGCGAAAAATCATTATAGCACCGCGTACGATATGGCGATGATGGCGAAGGAACTATTGAAATATGATTTAATTACAAAATACACAGGTACGTATGAAGATTATTTGCGAGAAAATACGGATAAAAAATTTTGGCTGGTCAATACAAATCGCCTCGTGAAATTTTATCCGGGTGTTGACGGATTAAAAACAGGTTATACGAGCGAAGCGAAATATTGTTTAACGGCAACAGCGAAAAAAGGGAATATGCGCGTTATTGCTGTTGTGTTTGGAGCGCCAACACCAAAGGCAAGAAACGCCCAAATTACGAAAATGTTAGATTACGCTTTTAGCCACTACGAAACGAAACCACTTTATAAAAAAGGGGAAACGATCACCATGCTTCCTGTCAGCAAAGGAAAGAAAAAGTCGGTCGCCGTTGTGACGTCTGAGCCCATTTCTGTTTTGTTGAAAAAAGGGGAAAAATCAGACGCAGTAAAAACGACATGGAAGTTAAAAGAAACAGTGAAAGCACCTGTGAAAAAAGGAGATACACTCGGTACGCTCGTTGTGAAAAAAGATGGAACGGTGATTGCCAAAAGTCCTTTAGTGGCAAAAGAACAAGTGGACGAAGCAAATATATGGGAGTTGTTCAAACGAATGTTTAACTCATTCTCACGCACATCTTGACGAAACGAGGCGAATAACGACTAGTTTTGTCGGGAAGAAGGATTGTCGTTTAAACAAATCGAATTCTTCCTTAACCTAAACGGATAAGGAGGAAACGATCGTGAGTTTATCGATTCAATTAGAAGTGAAACAACATGTATTGCTCGTACGATTAGCTGGCGAGCTCGATCATCATACAGCGGAACAGTTGCGTGCAGAAATTACGGATGTATTAGAACGAGAACGAATAAAAGCAATCGTTTTAAACTTAAATGAGTTAACGTTTATGGATAGCTCAGGATTAGGTGTTATTTTAGGAAGATATAAACAAATACAACGCATGGGTGGAGAGATGGTTGTCTGTTCCGTTTCTCCTTCCATTAAGCGTTTATTTGATATGTCAGGGCTGTTTAAAATTATTCGTTTAGAAGTGAATGAACAGTATGCATTACAAACGTTGGGGGTGGCGTAAATGAGAAATGAAATGCACCTTCAGTTTTCCGCCCTCAGCCAAAATGAATCGTTTGCTCGTGTGACGGTTGCAGCGTTTGTTGCGCAACTCGATCCGACGCTCGATGAGTTAACCGAAATTAAAACAGTCGTATCTGAAGCTGTAACAAATGCGATTATTCACGGCTACGAAAATGATCCAAGCGGCGTTGTCTACATTTCTGTCATCATTGAAGGACATACGGTTCATTTAACGATTCGCGACCACGGAAAAGGGATTGAAAATGTGGAAGAAGCGCGACAGCCGTTATTTACGACAAAGCCAGAGCTCGAGCGTTCTGGTATGGGTTTTACAATTATGGAGAATTTCATGGATGAAGTAAACATTTACTCAAAAGTGAATGAAGGAACAACGGTGGAGCTGATTAAGCATTTAACGAAAAGCAAAGCGCTATGTAATTAAGGGAGACGTGCCTATGGATGTCGAGGTACAAGCTGTCAAAGACCATGAGATCAAAGAATTGATTCGGAGGAGCCAGCAAGGTGATCAGCAAGCGCGCGATGAGATTATTGAAAAAAATATGCGGCTTGTTTGGTCGGTTGTGCAGCGGTTTTTAAACCGCGGATACGAGCCTGAAGATTTGTTTCAAATCGGTTGCATCGGTTTAATGAAATCGGTCGATAAGTTTGATTTATCTTACGACGTCAAATTTTCAACGTATGCGGTACCGATGATTCTTGGGGAAATTCAACGATTCATTCGCGATGATGGGTCCGTCAAAGTGAGCCGTTCATTAAAAGAAATTGGCAATAAAATTAGAAAGGCAAAAGACGAATTATCGAAACAAAACGGTCGCGTCCCAACGGTGAATGAAATTGCACAGTTTTTGCAAATTTCACCCGAGGATGTTGTGCTAGCTCAAGAAGCTGTCCGTTCACCGACGTCCATTCATGAAACGGTGTACGAAAACGATGGTGATCCGATTACGCTGCTCGATCAAATTGCGGACGAACAAGACGTTTGGTTTGACAAAATCGCATTAAAAAAAGCAATGGAAGAGCTAGATGAACGAGAGCGACTCATCGTCTACTTGCGCTATTATAAAGACCAAACCCAATCAGAAGTGGCAGCTAGATTAGGCATCTCTCAAGTACAAGTGTCTCGTTTAGAGAAGAAAATATTGCAACAAATGAAAGCCCGAATGGATGAATAAGTCCGTTCGGGCTTTTATGCATATACATAACGATCATATCTCATACTACTAGTACAACGATGGAAGCAAGGTGTCAGTATGAAAGAAACGATTTTTTTGAAAATGCGTCATCGTATTCAAGTGAAGCCGAATGCAACGATTCGGGTAGGGGATGTGGCACAAGTTGTCGCAACAAAACGAATCGATGATATTGTACAAACTCCTATTTATACGGTGCAGAGAAAAGATCGCAACATTGTCATTATCGATGTGATGCATGTGATGAAAGCGTTAATGAACGTTGTTCCTCAAGACGATATTCAATCGCTTGGACCGTCCCAAACGATCGTTGAGGTCGTTTATGAGAAAAAGCGTTGGGGGTATTTGTACGTCCCAATCGTATGGCTTCTTCTATTCATTGGCTCCGGTCTTGCGATTATGAACTTTCACGAAGATGTGAGCATGCAGCAAGTGCAGCAACGGTTATATCGAGTCATTACAGGAAAGGACGTAGAAAAACCGTTATGGTTTCAAATTCCGTATTCGCTCGGGCTTGGAATTGGCATGATTTTATTTTTTAATCACTTTTTTAAAAAGCGAATTAATGAAGAACCGAGCCCACTTGAAGTTGAGATGTTTCAATACCAACAATCGCTCGATCAATATGTCATTATGCATGAAAATAAAGAGGCAATGAGGCGAATGGATGATGATTCGTGAGTTCGTTGTAGCTTTTGTTGGATTGGCAGGAGGACTAGCTGTCGGTTCTGGTTTTGTCGCATTTTTAACTGTTCTCGGTGTTATTCCACGCTTGACCCAACTCACAAAAACGATGAAATGGATTGCGACGTATGAATGGGGTGTTGTGCTTGGTGCGGTTGTAAGTAGCTGGGTTAGCTTGCGCGATCCGTTGCTTTCTTTTCCGCCAATTGTGACAAGTGTCATCGGTTTATTGAGCGGAGTGTTCGTCGGTATGCTTGCTGCGGCATTAACGGAAGTGTTAAATGTGTTTCCGATTTTAGCAAAACGGCTTGGTATCGATGAACAAATTGTCATGTTACTCATGGCAATGGTGTTTGGTAAAGTCGCAGGATCTCTTTTCCATTGGATATATTTCGTTGATCGCTAGGAGGAGGCGTATGTTGAAAGTTTTTTTAGTCGGTGGATTCATTGCGGTCGTTGCCCAAGCGCTTCGCGATATGTACATCATATTGTTTCATATGGGTGAAGCGGAAGCCGTTCGCTGGATGAACGGGACGTTGATGGTATGTGCTGCGATACTTACGCCAATCCGATTTTATCGCCGATTGACACAATTTGCAGGAGCGGGAATGATTGTACCGATGATGAGTCTAGCGAACATATGGAGTGCTAGCGCTCTTGAGTATCGCAATGAGGGAGTAGCAGAACATATGCTTTCTGTTGGCGGGAGTATCATTGTCACATTAGTTGTCGCATCATACGTTGCAGCGTTGTTTTTGTAAGGGGGGGTTTGATGAAAAAAATAGGAGAGCAAACGATTGTATTTGAGAAAAACATTTACATCGAATCGAGCGGCACCGTCGTTGGACCGAAAGAGCGTGAAGGTCCGCTCGGCCCATCATTTGATCGTGCTTACGACGATTTATATTGCGGTGAACAAAGTTGGGAGCTCGCGGAACGGCGACTTATGAAAGAAGCGATTATGATTTGCTTAACGAAAGGAAAAGTACAAACGCACGATGTCGATTTATTTATCGCGGGGGATTTACTTAATCAAACGGTTACTGCGAACTATGTTGCAAGTGAATTACATATTCCATTTTTAGGGGTATTTAGCGCTTGTTCAACGATGACGGAAGCCATGCTTGTGGCTAGTACGTTCATTGATGGTGCATTTGCCCATCGTGTGCTAGTTGCAACAAGCAGTCACTACGGTGCAGCTGAACGTCAATTTCGTTTCCCGACGACAATTGGCGTTCAAAAGGGGGAAAGCGCATCGTGGACTGTAACAGGGGGAGCAGCAGCGCTATTAAGTACGACACGTTCGCCATTTCGGATTCGCACGGCAACGATCGGACGCGTGATCGATAGCGGTGTGACGGATCCGCTCGATATGGGACGAGCGATGGCACCAGCAGCATTTGCAACGATTAGGCAACATTTGATAGACTGTGGGCTTTCGATCGAAGCGTATGATGTGATTATCACAGGGGATTTAGGAAAAGTTGGGAGTAGTGAATTAAAGTCGTTATGCTATGATGCGGGCATGAACTTAAGCGAGAGATACGATGACTGTGGTGTGCTTATTTACGATACGGAACAACAAGCA
It encodes:
- the deoA gene encoding pyrimidine-nucleoside phosphorylase (Catalyzes the reversible phosphorolysis of thymidine, deoxyuridine and their analogues to their respective bases and 2-deoxyribose 1-phosphate), with amino-acid sequence MRMVDLIEKKRDGHALTKEEIQFIIEGYTKGDIPDYQMSALAMAIFFRGMNEEETAELTMAMVHSGDTIDLSRIEGIKVDKHSTGGVGDTTTLVLGPLVASVGVPVAKMSGRGLGHTGGTIDKLESVPGFHVEISNDEFIDLVNKNKIAVVGQSGNLTPADKKLYALRDVTATVNSIPLIASSIMSKKIAAGADAIVLDVKTGAGAFMKDLNDAKALAKAMVDIGNRVGRKTMAIISDMSQPLGYAIGNALEVKEAIDTLKGEGPEDLQELCLVLGSHMVYLAEKASSLEEARHMLEKAMKDGSALQTFKTFLAAQGGDASVVDDPSKLPQAKYVIELEAKEDGYVSEIVADAVGTAAMWLGAGRATKESTIDLAVGLVLRKKVGDAVKKGESLVTIYSNREQIDDVKQKLYENIRISATPVQAPTLIYDKIS
- a CDS encoding D-alanyl-D-alanine carboxypeptidase; translation: MKRFFYALAIVLLFVPIVSVHAEQPKVELATEARSAILIERDTGAILYEKNAHEPLPPASMTKIMTMLLIMEAIDQGKLKLDERVRASEYAASMGGSQIFLEPGEEMTVDDLLKGIAIGSGNDASVALAERIAGSEEAFVHLMNEKARQLGLKHTAFENTTGLPAKNHYSTAYDMAMMAKELLKYDLITKYTGTYEDYLRENTDKKFWLVNTNRLVKFYPGVDGLKTGYTSEAKYCLTATAKKGNMRVIAVVFGAPTPKARNAQITKMLDYAFSHYETKPLYKKGETITMLPVSKGKKKSVAVVTSEPISVLLKKGEKSDAVKTTWKLKETVKAPVKKGDTLGTLVVKKDGTVIAKSPLVAKEQVDEANIWELFKRMFNSFSRTS
- a CDS encoding anti-sigma F factor antagonist → MSLSIQLEVKQHVLLVRLAGELDHHTAEQLRAEITDVLERERIKAIVLNLNELTFMDSSGLGVILGRYKQIQRMGGEMVVCSVSPSIKRLFDMSGLFKIIRLEVNEQYALQTLGVA
- a CDS encoding anti-sigma F factor, with product MRNEMHLQFSALSQNESFARVTVAAFVAQLDPTLDELTEIKTVVSEAVTNAIIHGYENDPSGVVYISVIIEGHTVHLTIRDHGKGIENVEEARQPLFTTKPELERSGMGFTIMENFMDEVNIYSKVNEGTTVELIKHLTKSKALCN
- a CDS encoding RNA polymerase sporulation sigma factor SigF; this encodes MDVEVQAVKDHEIKELIRRSQQGDQQARDEIIEKNMRLVWSVVQRFLNRGYEPEDLFQIGCIGLMKSVDKFDLSYDVKFSTYAVPMILGEIQRFIRDDGSVKVSRSLKEIGNKIRKAKDELSKQNGRVPTVNEIAQFLQISPEDVVLAQEAVRSPTSIHETVYENDGDPITLLDQIADEQDVWFDKIALKKAMEELDERERLIVYLRYYKDQTQSEVAARLGISQVQVSRLEKKILQQMKARMDE
- a CDS encoding stage V sporulation protein AA, which translates into the protein MKETIFLKMRHRIQVKPNATIRVGDVAQVVATKRIDDIVQTPIYTVQRKDRNIVIIDVMHVMKALMNVVPQDDIQSLGPSQTIVEVVYEKKRWGYLYVPIVWLLLFIGSGLAIMNFHEDVSMQQVQQRLYRVITGKDVEKPLWFQIPYSLGLGIGMILFFNHFFKKRINEEPSPLEVEMFQYQQSLDQYVIMHENKEAMRRMDDDS
- a CDS encoding stage V sporulation protein AB, yielding MIREFVVAFVGLAGGLAVGSGFVAFLTVLGVIPRLTQLTKTMKWIATYEWGVVLGAVVSSWVSLRDPLLSFPPIVTSVIGLLSGVFVGMLAAALTEVLNVFPILAKRLGIDEQIVMLLMAMVFGKVAGSLFHWIYFVDR
- a CDS encoding stage V sporulation protein AC; translation: MLKVFLVGGFIAVVAQALRDMYIILFHMGEAEAVRWMNGTLMVCAAILTPIRFYRRLTQFAGAGMIVPMMSLANIWSASALEYRNEGVAEHMLSVGGSIIVTLVVASYVAALFL